A portion of the Thermoplasmata archaeon genome contains these proteins:
- a CDS encoding ABC transporter permease gives MSSLSIIIKKEVKELLTPGSIASVMVMVVLFAALGGLIGDEVHKNTVMPVIGIANWEDQKISDGEGNEWNAYDFLIDIYINSGDERITPATVKDFVISMDKDSILDQMTESNASVALVLSDDFKKNIENSIPSLGSEDKTYEKGEIDQYYVYKPAGMISGTVSSVITTSIITNMNKDLSRFLIGEDEEEYVDFIKTPIDGSKTYTYINGEKEEDITPSQISEALTGQTMFIPMIIMIIIMMVGSIVISSMGSEKENKTLETLLTLPISRTVIVTGKIIAAAMVGLLFGVAYMFGMAFYISSMTVASIGGASIDLSQVGLSLGIVDYALIAVSMFLSIACALGICMILGAFAKNYKSAQTMTMPLSILAIIPMFITMFSGWYGSNMLIQAVLFVIPFSHPMMATQALLNGDLALVLAGLAYMAAFAVVSIYITVRLYNSDILVTGLSQNKYVEKLRGTGKKPRRG, from the coding sequence ATGAGCAGTCTTTCAATCATCATAAAGAAGGAGGTCAAGGAACTCCTCACCCCGGGATCCATAGCATCTGTCATGGTAATGGTAGTCCTGTTCGCAGCACTCGGCGGACTCATAGGCGACGAGGTTCACAAGAACACTGTCATGCCTGTTATCGGTATCGCCAACTGGGAGGATCAGAAGATCTCCGACGGAGAGGGCAATGAATGGAATGCCTACGATTTCCTCATCGACATATACATAAACAGCGGCGACGAGCGCATCACACCTGCTACAGTGAAGGACTTCGTCATAAGCATGGACAAGGACTCGATACTGGACCAAATGACCGAAAGCAACGCCAGCGTTGCACTTGTCCTGTCGGATGATTTTAAGAAGAACATCGAGAATTCCATACCTTCGCTGGGATCCGAGGATAAGACGTACGAGAAGGGAGAGATCGACCAGTATTACGTCTACAAGCCTGCAGGGATGATCAGCGGTACGGTTTCGTCCGTGATCACCACGTCCATCATCACCAACATGAACAAGGACCTCTCCAGGTTCCTCATAGGCGAGGATGAGGAGGAATACGTCGACTTCATAAAGACGCCGATAGACGGCTCGAAGACCTACACATACATCAACGGCGAGAAGGAGGAGGATATCACACCCTCCCAGATAAGCGAGGCTCTGACCGGTCAGACCATGTTCATCCCCATGATCATCATGATCATCATAATGATGGTCGGAAGCATCGTCATCAGCTCGATGGGTTCCGAGAAGGAGAACAAGACGCTGGAGACCCTGCTCACCCTGCCCATCAGCAGGACCGTCATAGTCACCGGAAAGATCATCGCCGCTGCAATGGTCGGTCTTCTGTTCGGTGTGGCCTACATGTTCGGAATGGCATTCTACATCTCGTCGATGACCGTTGCATCCATAGGAGGGGCCAGCATCGACCTGTCGCAGGTAGGTCTGAGCCTTGGAATCGTGGATTATGCCCTGATAGCAGTGTCCATGTTCCTCTCCATCGCCTGTGCATTAGGAATCTGTATGATCCTCGGTGCCTTCGCAAAGAACTACAAGTCCGCTCAGACCATGACTATGCCTCTGAGCATACTGGCCATTATCCCGATGTTCATCACCATGTTCTCCGGATGGTACGGCTCCAACATGCTCATCCAAGCCGTCCTCTTCGTCATACCTTTCAGCCACCCCATGATGGCCACACAGGCATTGCTGAACGGCGACCTCGCCCTCGTGCTTGCAGGATTGGCATACATGGCCGCATTCGCCGTGGTATCTATCTATATCACCGTCAGGCTCTACAACTCCGATATACTCGTGACAGGATTGAGTCAGAACAAATACGTGGAGAAACTGAGGGGAACGGGAAAGAAGCCCAGGCGCGGGTGA
- a CDS encoding ABC transporter ATP-binding protein, with protein MTDALVLKDVRKTYGQREAVHGVSLTVHEGEIFGLIGHNGAGKTTILRMISTILKISSGTIEVYGKDVAKEADEVRKLISYLPEDAGAYKDMTGRRYLTFIANLAGSGQDKDAMVERGIALADLGDKIDFRIDTYSKGMMRRLLIARAIMTAPKLAIMDEVTSGLDVINAYEIREVIRDIAKNGVTVVMSSHNMFEVDMLCDRIGMIDQGNLIDVGTPAELKEKYGKETLEEVFVTAVKGA; from the coding sequence GGACGTACGCAAGACATATGGTCAGAGGGAGGCCGTCCACGGCGTATCCCTGACCGTACATGAAGGTGAAATCTTCGGACTCATAGGACATAACGGTGCCGGTAAGACCACCATTCTCAGGATGATATCGACCATACTCAAGATATCATCGGGCACAATCGAGGTCTACGGCAAAGATGTGGCGAAGGAAGCTGACGAGGTAAGGAAGCTCATCAGCTATCTGCCCGAGGATGCGGGAGCCTACAAGGATATGACCGGAAGGAGATACCTCACGTTCATCGCAAACCTTGCTGGGTCAGGCCAGGACAAGGACGCCATGGTCGAGAGGGGGATCGCCCTTGCCGACCTCGGCGACAAGATAGACTTCAGGATCGATACGTACAGCAAGGGTATGATGCGCAGACTACTCATCGCAAGGGCCATCATGACCGCACCCAAATTGGCAATCATGGATGAGGTGACCTCCGGCCTGGATGTCATCAACGCCTACGAGATAAGGGAGGTCATACGCGACATCGCCAAGAACGGCGTGACTGTGGTCATGTCTTCGCACAACATGTTCGAGGTCGATATGCTGTGCGACAGGATAGGTATGATCGACCAGGGCAACCTGATCGATGTGGGAACGCCTGCCGAACTGAAGGAGAAATACGGAAAGGAGACCCTCGAAGAGGTCTTCGTGACGGCGGTGAAAGGAGCATGA